A part of Rhopalosiphum maidis isolate BTI-1 chromosome 3, ASM367621v3, whole genome shotgun sequence genomic DNA contains:
- the LOC113557527 gene encoding uncharacterized protein LOC113557527, with product MFNFMKKSSGSHNVVNNGSSSGYGSQGSANNQTEEKEQRKKMKKMRKEKEKKEKGSFSMSSDDLLRLDEVRKSLKLRTRRKEKQKLPSGITADYSANFFAPLNRDETDEAVQTPPLPPRRGILKPPPILEHGPLQDLDSDSLLQTNTLKNELIVYENVPRVSSIDSLTDSTTNSSFATPFNLSPSGNDYLTDEFDENLKLPCVPIVKVEPRILTINRRAGPGSDFGFSLRRGLVSENTAKSLKPVIFAEPGQDKTHYTGLLPGDKLIEVNGSPVSDKNRDEIIDMIKSSETSVTVKVEPALELYELSQTYLNSQNGNTLVSKQLLFIIICNHLK from the exons atgtttaattttatgaaaaaaagttcTGGTTCCCACAATGTGGTGAATAATGGGAGCAGTTCTGGATATGGGTCACAGGGTTCAGCCAATAATCAAACTGAAGAAAAAgagcaaagaaaaaaaatgaagaaaatgCGTAaagaaaaggaaaaaaaagaaaaaggcAGTTTTAGTATGTCTTCTGATGATTTATTAAGATTGGATGAG gtgagaaaatcattaaaactaCGAACAAGGCGTAAAGAGAAACAAAAGTTGCCTAGTGGAATTACTGCAGATTACAGTGCAAACTTTTTTGCTCCATTGAATCGTGATGAGACTGATGAAGCAGTTCAAACCCCTCCTCTTCCACCTCGCAGAGGTATTCTTAAACCTCCACCAATCTTAGAACATGGACCATTACAGGATCTTGATTCAGATTCTCTTCTACaaactaatacattaaaaaatgaattaattgtgTATGAAAATGTTCCAAGAGTATCAAGTATTGATAGCCTCACAGACTCAACAACAAATAGCAGTTTTGCTACACCATTTAACCTTAGTCCTTCtggaaatgattatttaactgATGAGTTTGACGAAAACTTAAAACTTCCATGTGTTCCAATTGTGAAGGTAGAGCCTCGTATATTGACCATTAATAGAAGAGCAGGACCTGGCAGTGATTTTGGGTTTTCATTAAGACGTGGTCTTGTATCAGAAAATACAGCAAAAAGTTTGAAACCAGTGATTTTTGCTGAGCCGGGACAAGATAAAACACATTATACGGGACTTCTTCCTGGGGATAAATTAATAGAAGTAAATGGTAGTCCTGTTTCTGATAAAAATAGAGatgaaattattgatatgATTAAGTCATCAGAAACAAGCGTAACTGTtaag GTAGAGCCAGCTTTGGAGCTTTATGAATTAAgtcaaacatatttaaacaGTCAAAATGGAAATACTTTAGTAAgtaaacagttattatttattattatttgtaatcatttaaaataa